The following nucleotide sequence is from Populus trichocarpa isolate Nisqually-1 chromosome 11, P.trichocarpa_v4.1, whole genome shotgun sequence.
GGATGATAATCTATAATACAGTcgtaatctttaattaattctaccCATCTCCATTGTTgcatgttcaactccttctACGACATCAGATATTTAAGGCTCTTATGATCCGTGAAAATTTGAACTTGGGATCTGTATAAGTAGTGCCTCCATACTCGTAAGGCAAAAACTACTGCTGCCAATTCTAAGTCATGAACTGTGTAGTTGATTTCATGAGTCTTTAGTTGTCTGGATGCATATGCAACTACTTTTCCATGCTGCATTAGGACACAACCCAGTCCTTTTCTTGAGGCATCACTGTAAACTACATAGCCTTCTGTTCCGGATGGAAGGATTAGTACGAGGGCAGTAGTAAGccttctcttcaattcttgaaagCTCTCATCGCACTCCTTTGACCACTCCCATCTTATGTTCTTCCTGGTGAGTCGTGTCAATGGAGTTGCTATTGTTGAAAACCTTTCGATAAACCTTCTATAATACCCTGCCAATCCGAGAAAACTACAAATTTCAGTTACCGTAGTAGGCCTTTCCCATCTCAGAACTGCTTCCACCTTCTGAGGGTCCACAAAAATGCCTTCTAAAGACACTACATGCCCTAAAAAGGTAACTTCTTTTAACTAGAAGTCACATTTATCCAACATGGCATACAGCTGGCGGCTCCTCAGAGTCTGTAGTGTCTGTCTCAGGTGCTGTTCATGCTCCTCATAGGATTTGGAGTAAACCAAGATGTCATCAATGAATACGACAacaaacttatcaaggtatGGTCGGAATACTCGGttcattaaatccataaaaaatgtTGGAGCATTAGTTAATCCAAAGGGTAGCACCAAGAACTCGAAGTGTCCGTAGCGAGTTCTGAAGGTAGTTTTTGGCACATCTTGCCCTTTGATTCGCATCTGGTAGTATCCTGATCTTAAATCAATCTTTGAGAATACATGAGCACCCTTCAACTGATTGAACAAATCATCTATTCGCGGAAGCGGATATCTGTTCTTTATCGTCACTTTATTCAGCTGACGGTAATCTATGCAAAACCTCAACattccatctttcttcttcacaaatAATACGGGTGCCCCCCGATGTGAGTTGTTTGGTCGTATGAACCTTTTGTCTAAGAGCTCCTGTAATTGAATTTTCAACTCATCCAATTCTTTTGGGGCCATTTGCAATTGAATAGCATGTGCAACTTTCTTTAAGCTACAATGATGGATGTCCATGGCTAGAATTGCCTCGGTAGTAGCTCTTTTCCATGGCATTGATGATGGCGTAGCTATAATGTGGCTCTAacaatcaaggttgtcaattccgtttcggtaggtgtttcgttttttcaattggaatggaatgtttcagtttcggagtgtttcggcgtgccgtttcggggttgtactatatatatatatttaacaaacataattcaaattcaagataaattaatataaattatgcaatacaaacacaatgccaaacaaatataatttcaaaatttaaaatatttctaaatagtcaagattaaatagatctttaacttaaagtaattcaacttaaacaaaatatcaaaatattatgaaagtaaaatgttttaacacaaatattttaaatataaagttaggtcaatgttatcaaggctaatggaatctaaagcatatcttgttttgctcaaattcctacaaagtataaatatgaaaaaaacaacatgaatataaaccatatatattagtgataaatctaattttaaaaaattaatatcattgttaatgaaaatagtaataataattttcaatattattatcaatatcattattattgaaaatagtaatgaaaaagagttttttataattgggtgatttaattaattaaattgaacaaggttcaatttgattcaatgacttttcaagagcggaacggaacatgtggaatgaaaccggaacattccgggcggaatttagccgaaaaatccagaacggaccgagatttaaaatgagatgaaatttgttctgttttgttctgttttttgaattggtatggaatgtttcgaTCATTCCGGATGAAACGAAACGGAATATACAACCTTAGTAACAATCCttttccttatttatttttttgttttctttcctcttttgtGCATgtccttaaaaagaaaaaaaaaacaaccagaaTTTTAATCTACAATGACTTATTTAACTTCTTCGAACAAAGCATAATCATGCTTTAAATGTCAAACCATGTGatcatcaaggaaaaaaaaatgaaagtatcATCTAACTTAAATGGCTCTTcaaccatttatttatttattttatcagggAAAAAACTTGGACTtcgtttttttaaattacttttcatatttttaatttaaagaaaatattttatgtgaaTCCAACAACTTGAAAGTTCCAAACACTCGCAAACAAGATATGGAGATGGCCATTCAGAATTGACTTTTCTGCTacacgaacaaaaaaaaaatatcacccaCCCCCTTCTAGAATCATTGAAACTTGCTTGGAAAGAAATGTTTGAAggcaataatatttaattggtcTCTGCGCACATCACCTGCCCCCTTATCTCTCGCTCTCTGATCCATTTCTGGATTTATTTCTTAGTGTAAAAATGACAGTGACAGTCACTTCAATTCTAGTCTCCATTGTTTATGTTGCAGTGGTAAGATGGGCATGGAGAGTTTTGAACTGGGTTTGGTTTCGGCCGAAGAAGGTCGAGAGGTGCTTGAGACAACAAGGTTTTGCAGGCAAGCCTTACAGGCTTTTGTTCGGAGACTGGAAAGAAAGTTCAGATATGATGAAAGAAGCAAGGACCAAACCCATTGGTTTATCAGACGCTCTTCTACCTCGTGTCATGCCCTTCCTCCATCAACTGGTCAAGGATTATGGTATTTCAACACGCAACCCTTTATTATCTCTCTCGTAGAAAAGAtgatttttcttgctagttaAATATTTCTCCGATTTATGAAGaaattccttttgtttctataaGGCGCCAATGATTGAGAAATTAAAACCAGTTGAtcatgatgaattttatttatgtcgAACAACTTTTGTTCACCGTTTCTCAGTAAAACTCTGTTATCattggtttattttaattgataagaTATTATCTTTTAcgaatacaaaaacaaattaattttccatTGGTATCATTGGGAATCAGAACGCCATGTTCCATTGGTTAGTGCTGCACTGTGCTGGCCGAATGTTTCAGCcgatttcttattttatttcattttatagtGCTCTTGTGGACTACTCTCGCCTCAAACCTAGTTTTCTATCAATGggagaaaaatatatagattaaattaattacttcttaattatagttttagagagttataatatttttaaaacagacCAAGTGggtattaattttcaatattcatGGTATGCGTATTTGATCTCTTGGTAGTGTTGGTTTCCTACTGGACAGAACAGTACTAATTACTAACAGTTGAAAACATTGGTTTCCAAGTCAGTATTGAACTTGTTATTAGTTGGCTAGAGgttgtataaatataaataaaagaacttagtattatgtttatttttacgtttcaaaaatattcttgaaaaaaattaaaaatatttttacgtTGGCTAGaggttgttattatttttagttacaAGAATTTTACCTTAAATTTTTTCTGGGTCTGGATTTCTTTTGTTCATATCTCAATTTGAGCCTCGTGCATTTCCCTCAacagaagaatatatatatatatatatatatatatatatatatatatatttgattaataagtaTGCTTCCTCTGACGATGCAGGTAAGAATTCATTTATGTGGATTGGGCCGAAACCAAGAGTGAACATCATGAACCCTGATCAGATAAGGGACGTATTCATGAAGATAAATGAATATAAGAAGCCCTCGCACCCGCTGTTGAAACTTATAGTATGTGGACTTGCAAGTCACGAGGGTGAAAAATGGGCTAAACATAGAAAGATAATCAACCCAGCATTCCATCAAGAGAAGCTAAAGGTGATCATGATAGTCTCAACTTATTTGCCTACAAGCGTCCATGCTGTTCGATTGCCTTGAATGAGTAGCATGCATGTTGTGCTCTCATATAGCTGTAATATAGAACTTTCGATGATGATATGTTCTCTTTGCTTGTTACAGCTTATGATACCTGCGTTTTACGAAAGTTGTAGTGGGATGATTAACAAGTGGGAGAAGCTGGTCTCTGTAGACGAGGGGCCATGTGAATTGGATGTCTGGCCTGATCTTCAAGGCTTAACTTGTGATGCTATTTCTCGAACGTCGTTTGGAAGTAATTacgaagaaggaaaaagaatatTTGATCTCCTCAAGGAACTTACCAATCTTACAGCTCATGTTATAATAAAAGCTATTGTCATACCAGGGTACAGGTAACTCTTTATTCTGTTTTTGCTGGACATTACAATTCAGTTCCTTCAAGTTAGTCCTTGTTCAACGAGATATATCTTAAAAGTAAGAAGCAGAACAAATCCAAATCTCTTGACAACATGTTCATGAATTGCTTGTAGGTTTCTGCCGATCCCATCTAATAGAAGGCTAAAAGCTAttgacaaagaaataaaagCTTCTCTTAATGCTCTCATCaacaaaagagagaaagcaatgAGTGCTGGTGAAGATGCAAAGAAAGACTTGTTGGGTTTACTTCTGGAATCCAATTTTAGAGAAATACAAGAGCATGGAAATACCAAGAGCGTCGGAATGAGCATTGAAGATGTGATTGACGAATGTAAAATATTCTACTTTGCTGGACAAGAAACAACCTTAGTTCTTCTTACCTGGACCATGATTTTATTGGCTCAGTATCCGAATTGGCAAGCACGCGCAAGAGAAGAGGTTGTGCAAGTCTTTGGTAACAAAAAACCAGATTTCGATGGGCTAAATCACCTTAAAGTTGTGAGTATTTCTCTGAATTTGCAACTGAATTCTTCTACATCAATATTGTCTTATTATTGTTAAGAACACAGAGCATTCTTGCATTTAAAATGCAAGCTTAAGTATCCTTTGAAGAAAAAGTAAGatagcagaaaaaaaaagttcatgttTTCTTTCGTTGAATTATTAATCGGCCAAAATGACGAGGAAAAGCAACCAACAGACGAGTACGCAAGCAAGCTAGGAGGTGACATCTATATACATTAAGAATGAGATTTACTAGTTCTTGGATCAACATAAAGATTCTCAATTTAGCAAGTTGAAATGGCATGCAAATGATCTCTATATATgcgatattttattttatctaagtGGATCGCATGTCACCTTTCTCATGGATTCTTACCATGTAGTACCATTTTCTCTTTTGATGCATGTTACAGGTTACCATGATTTTGTATGAAGTTCTTAGGTTATACCCGCCAGTAATTACGCTTAATCGAGATGTTCATGAAGAAATAAAGCTTGGAAATTTGCTATTACCTGCCGGAGTGCAGGTCTCGTTGCCAACAATCCTCCTTCACCAAGACCATGAACTATGGGGTGATGATGCCTCTGAGTTCAAACCAGAGAGGTTTGCTGAAGGTGTTTCAAAGGCAACAAAGAGTCAAGTCTCATTCCTTCCATTTGGATGGGGTCCTCGAATATGCGTTGGACAAAACTTTGCTTTGATTGAAGCAAAAATGGCTTTGGCAATGGTTTTACAGCGCTACTCTTTTGAGCTCTCTCCGTCGTATATTCATGCTCCTCGCACAGTCATAACTCTTCAGCCACAGCACGGTGCTCCAATGATATTACGTAAACTCTAAAATGTTTATATGTGACGGATAAGAGTTATCCCAGGGTATAAAAGTAGGTTGGATCTCCcaataaaccaaaccaaaaagaaaacctCTAGTTTATAATATGTGCAAATTATGTTATATTGTCCAATGACATATTTGTCATATTAATCACAACATTATAGTACCGTGGGTTGTTTTACTGTAATCTTAGACACAGTTTacgataaattaatataataaaattacatatttgcatatgagtggaaaaaaaaaagggtgtttTGATCTTTTCTACTAGTTCATTGattattaaaagattatttgggggtgttgattttttttttttaacagtaaaaGAACTCTTTTACTCCTGGaatcaacaaaaattagaaCTGTTgactaaaggtttttttaattttttgattttttataaatttttagacagcaaaaatatttctttacctTGAAATCAAAAATTGTTGGGTTATTagataagggttttttttgtttttccattattcatatgtagtaaaagtatatttttggcTCTAAgacaaaaaatcaagtttgtatTTAAggctatttttgtatttttatacaggtttttttaataattatcaagGTCATAAgagtattttagtatttttttgagtttttaattttttaatcagaaaAATTGTTAGTATGTTGTAAGTATACgtgaaaaaataatagatgaaATATGTGCATGTTATTCATGCAATGATGACATTTCACCATCTTCTTGGATGTGCTTTTGTAAGAAGATATGCTATTGTGTTCTCTCCCATTTAATGTGGTGTGTAATGGCAtacaatattagttttttttctctctctctcccaccAAGTGTTTAGGGTTAGATAGCTATTGTAAGAAAATACATGTAACTGAATTGTCActagttggtttttttctctctcttctaccAAGAGTTCAGGGTTAGATAGCTAGTGTAAGAAAATACACAATTAACCGAGCATAAAAAGGAGTAAAGAAAAAGGGTAGTAACTGAATATATGTATAATTAGCTGACATCACAGCTCAATGGCTTGGAAGAAATATAGAATGAGTCTCCAGCAGCTTCTCTTCTGCAGAGCTTGTCTGAAATGCAGAAAACAATCCTGGCACCCATAGAGGCTTGTAAATTATTGGTTTTTGATCAACGAATAACTTGTACAACAAGATGTATTGTACTAATGAACCCGTTCGAGATTGCACAGCACCATTTCCTCGAGAGCTGGTTGATAGGATCCCCGAGGAAGACTTCTGAGATTCTGAATTGCAAGATCAGCTCTCTCTTTTGCCAATTCCTGTGCCCTTTCAATGCCACCACAGTCCATAACCAACTCAGTAGCTTCATCAAGAGAAACACTCACACGGAACTCGGTCTCGATTATTTCTCTTAGTTTTGGTGATTGCTCTAGAGCAAATATTACTGGAGCAGTCAGGTTCCCCTTTGCCAGGTCACTGCCAGCTGGCTTCCCCGGCAGCTCTGCTGACTGTGTAAAATCTAATATGTCATCCACAACTTGGAAGGATAGACCAAGATTCTTACCATATTCATAGATTAGAACGCATACATTACTGTCCACCCCACTAAAAATAGCAGCTCCTTTGGTACTAGCAGCAATTAAGGAGGCTGTCTTGTAGTAAGCTCAAGATCACAGTCGAACAAGCTAGATTCCTGCTCTATTTCACCACTTGGAAAATCCTTAATAACCTGCCATTGAGCGAGAATAATTGTAAATCAACTTCagttacaattttttaaaattagataatatataGCATAGTGCAAAAACTCCAAGGTTATATCAGACACTGGACTATATATACTCGGATATACAGAATGGAGTTGCAGACCTACCGAGCTGATAAGCTTAATGAGTTCAATATTTTCAAGATTCGCTAGGTACCATGACGATTGAGCAAACATAAACTCCCCCAGCCAGTACTGCTACCCTTGTACCATAGTGTTGATGAACAGTTTCCTTCCCTGCAAATTAGCAGCAGTGAACTGAAAGTCAGAGAAGGCCTTGCAGTAGGCctgaaattaaattagaaacaaaaaacaaaatgaaaatgcaaTAAAGTTAGTAATAGATATTTCAGTTTAGCTACTCTACTTGATGCGACAAGTATGAGATCCGATGATGGTGCGGTCAGTACCAGTGATTATGATTACTTCTTAGTATATTTCCTTCAGTTTTTTATCTCTGCTTAGGGAGCAATTATTTTAACAGTGAAAGTAGTGTATTACATCACTTTGGATGTGCACATTCAAGCTTATCTCCAGTCAATAGGCTCTAGCGTAGTGATTTACATTGAAAGAAGGCTTCAGCTATCACTCATCTATGACATACTGACTGATAAGTAGTGATGTGTGGCTTAAGATCTCACTCATCTATGACATACTCTCTGATAAAGTGATGTATCTCTTCAGATTCCCACAAGTTTATAGGCTTTTAAGAAAGAAAGGATACATATTTCATTGGATCTTCATACAATACAGTGCACAAGCCCATTCAACCAAAGATTTCTTCACAATCCGTGCTTGGAAGAATAATAGATAAATTCAGTTGCCGTTCTAAAGGGAAATAGGATTCTAGGGCAATGAACAAGTCCAAATAATCAAAGTTGGCTTCACGATAATCATAATTTTCATCTCACAGATAGGTTGACTAATATGCGAGCCTGTTGGACATCCATCTATTAGAACCCTTCTCTTTTCAGCCTTGGACTGGTTCTGCAAAACTCTAAACAGGGCAAATGGAATTAAAACTTATAATCCTTGGATACATTTCATggagattttatatttaaatctttGCATATGTCTAGAAATACTCATTTAGAAATTCTCCAAATGAAGCTAATGTAGGGAGCAGAACCATGATTTATGTTCTATGAAGTGATCTTCTAGTTGTAGTAAGACATGACCTTATCCAATACAGATTATAATGCTGATAACCGGATTGAGTATTCTTTCCATCAAGCAAACTGTACAAGAATATCTGTAAGCATATTACAATAACCAAATAGAGGTTGTTGTCTGTTACCATTCCACAGCTACAAAGACCTCAGCACTTTACAAATACTAAGTACAGAGCATGCAAACTGTAAGTGGGCGTTGGTGACTAACATTAGATCCTTGTACACTGtaagttttaaaataacttgGGTTTATTCAATAAGCATATGTTGGTGAATGATGCAGTGACATTAATGAGATTTTTCAAGTTGCTTTGAtgtgaaattcaaaatcctACCTCTTCGCATGCCACTTTCATCCAATAAATCATCATGTATTAAACTTGCAGTGTGGATCATCTCAATAATCTCCGCTAAACGCTGATGTTCAGTTGTAAGATCCCTGCAAAGCAGAAATGCAATATACTTTTTCTATTCCATTCAGCACCATAAAAAGCCCTTAAAATACTGGATAAAACTTCCTTCAACCCGACTACTTCCACCGTGGCTCTTGACAGTAGAAAGACCAGAGCTGGTCGCATTCTCTTCCCACCAGCACCAAATATCTGCTCAGCTGCAGACATCAAAACCATATTTTCTGCAGCATCAATCTACCAGGGCATCTTCATCAGAAATATAAAAAGCTGGATATAAAGAACAAGACAAACTATTCTGATCCAGTGCAAAAAGGTACATGATTCATCAATATAGAGGGTaacaaataatagaaaacaaacaagtaGAACATGGAAGCAGGTAAAAGTTTTTATGCAGTGGCCCTCTTTTGTGAACTCATCTTGTGCCAAAATAACCTTGTTTACTTGTACTAAAGTACAGAATCAGtgctcaatttaaatttttacgcACTACCACTATGCCAACTGATATCAACTCAGAACATTTGTAGTGGTCTATCAGCTAACCACTAGTTAATATATTGGTAAAAGTTCATTCTTCATTGATCTACTAGGACATATTCTACTACAAGCAAACATTAACTATTCATCCTAACATTCAGATAAATCATAATGCATCTTTCAATGGAATGAAGATGAATGAGCATGCACTTGAGCCAGGAACCAAATTCTCAAGGAAGAGACTAAGGAAGAAGAGCTGATTCCCagcaaaataaattacatacaAGGATAACTACCACAGCCACAGACTAACACAACAATTCAAGATGGCATTTTGAAGCAAAACCACATTCGTATTCCAAGAATCAACGAATCATAAAACACCATCAACTTACATAAAGCACGATATGAAAATTCAGCATCTATCATTATTGGCATGGAAGAACTCAACAGTATGCAATAACTACGTCCTAGCATATGTCTAACTACACGATATCTAACATGTATTAACTACTCAACAACAAATATCTAAAAAGAGCACTCACAGACCGAAGATTTTTCTTAAGATTCAGAAGATCATCAGCAACCACTTCAAACAAATTTGTTAATGAAACTGGTTCTCTTGACTCTTTCTTCAAATTCAGAAGTCCTGTGGGACCTTCAGCAACTCCTGTATCAAGccaaaaatgaacaaaaataccAACATTTCAGGCATTACAACATATTACATCAATGGCAGGTGCTTTATTGATGGAGACCAAGCACTTAAATGTTATGTTTAGTAAATGGAATCACCAAAATCTTAACGAATTAGGAAAGCACTAAACTGTGGTCACTGATATTATTTCTGTTGGATACAGACACTAAACTGTAATCTAACAAATTCAAATTGTTCCGTCGAATACAAATACATTCAGCATCAATAAGACACGAAACTAATACTCTAAGATATCctaaaaagcaattttaaacataaatacGAAAGGCAAATACAACTACTATCAATACaaggaaaaaacatgaatatcaaaAACAGTTAGCAAAacataaaatccaaattaaaataaaaagtgcaaaaaaaaatgtacttgCAAGTAAAGTCTAAGGGGTTTTTGTTGAAGAAACTCGACACCTAGCAATATCTCGCCGGCAACAAACCATTCTCCTGAAACCATAATCTCTGTTACAACTCTTAGAAACTGACTTTGCATAATTCCTCACCGAATACCTATCTATTGAATCACTAGAGGAGAAGCTACAAGCCACCAAATGAAGTTTAGCCCTTCCAAAATCAAGATTACGGCAAGTCATTTACATCATTCTCAATAGCAACACCCCaagaaagctaaaaagaaacaatcattCGCTATCCACTTAAAATACCCAGATAGAAAATATTGCTCAATTTGCCATATAACTAACAGCCTTGAGAAACAAATAGAGTAATTTGAAAGtgttgaaagtgtttttttttaattaattttaattaatttttgttttattgtttttaaattagtttgatgttttatatgaattttaaaaaataaaaaatatattattttaatatatttttaaataaaagtaatttgaaaaacaaaataattggagtgttaaaaa
It contains:
- the LOC18103304 gene encoding cytochrome P450 72A397, whose amino-acid sequence is MTVTVTSILVSIVYVAVVRWAWRVLNWVWFRPKKVERCLRQQGFAGKPYRLLFGDWKESSDMMKEARTKPIGLSDALLPRVMPFLHQLVKDYGKNSFMWIGPKPRVNIMNPDQIRDVFMKINEYKKPSHPLLKLIVCGLASHEGEKWAKHRKIINPAFHQEKLKLMIPAFYESCSGMINKWEKLVSVDEGPCELDVWPDLQGLTCDAISRTSFGSNYEEGKRIFDLLKELTNLTAHVIIKAIVIPGYRFLPIPSNRRLKAIDKEIKASLNALINKREKAMSAGEDAKKDLLGLLLESNFREIQEHGNTKSVGMSIEDVIDECKIFYFAGQETTLVLLTWTMILLAQYPNWQARAREEVVQVFGNKKPDFDGLNHLKVVTMILYEVLRLYPPVITLNRDVHEEIKLGNLLLPAGVQVSLPTILLHQDHELWGDDASEFKPERFAEGVSKATKSQVSFLPFGWGPRICVGQNFALIEAKMALAMVLQRYSFELSPSYIHAPRTVITLQPQHGAPMILRKL